In Gammaproteobacteria bacterium, one DNA window encodes the following:
- the rplA gene encoding 50S ribosomal protein L1, producing MAHSSKRYKAIAGKVDRNKTYPIDDALGLVKEAATAKFDESIDVAVNLGIDAKKSDQAVRGSVVLPAGTGKTVRVAVFAQGDKAKEAQEAGADIVGFDDLAAEIKAGNINFDVAIASPDAMRVVGQLGQILGPRSLMPNPKVGTVTADIAGAVKNAKAGQVQFRADKTGIIHCTIGRASFDANALKQNLKALIEALNKSKPASSKGVYLRKISVSSTMGIGVRIDQASIS from the coding sequence ATGGCACATTCATCAAAGCGCTATAAAGCTATTGCCGGAAAAGTGGATCGTAATAAGACATATCCAATAGATGATGCATTAGGGTTAGTTAAAGAAGCAGCGACTGCAAAGTTTGATGAATCTATCGATGTTGCAGTTAATCTGGGAATTGATGCCAAGAAATCCGATCAAGCTGTGCGCGGTTCGGTAGTTTTGCCTGCAGGAACGGGAAAAACGGTTCGTGTCGCGGTGTTTGCACAAGGTGACAAAGCGAAAGAAGCGCAAGAAGCGGGGGCGGATATTGTTGGTTTTGATGATCTGGCGGCTGAGATTAAGGCCGGCAATATCAACTTTGATGTTGCTATTGCAAGTCCGGATGCCATGCGCGTTGTTGGTCAATTAGGTCAGATTCTGGGGCCGCGCAGTTTAATGCCGAATCCAAAAGTAGGCACCGTGACTGCAGATATCGCGGGGGCGGTTAAAAATGCTAAAGCCGGGCAAGTCCAATTTAGAGCGGATAAAACCGGAATTATACACTGCACGATTGGCAGGGCATCGTTTGATGCGAATGCATTAAAACAAAACCTGAAGGCATTGATTGAAGCATTGAATAAATCAAAACCTGCTTCGTCAAAAGGTGTTTATCTTAGAAAAATATCTGTTTCGAGCACTATGGGTATCGGTGTACGAATAGATCAAGCGAGTATTTCGTAA
- the fabI gene encoding enoyl-ACP reductase FabI, with protein sequence MGFLANKRVLITGLLSNRSIAYGIAKAMKREGASLAFTYQGEEVRSRVEKLAAEFDSNLLFPCDVSSDTEIALCFENLQKHWDGLDCIIHSIAFAPREALTGDYLESVSREAFRIAHDISAYSFSALAKAALPLMQNRNGSLLTLSYLGAVRVMPNYNVMGLAKASLEANVRFMASSLGPKGIRVNAISAGPIKTLAAAGIGNFGKLLGYTEKVSPLRRNVTTDEVGNVAAFLCSDLASGITGEITYVDAGFNTVAFNLHD encoded by the coding sequence ATGGGATTTCTGGCAAATAAACGCGTCCTTATTACCGGCTTACTCAGCAACCGGTCCATCGCTTACGGTATCGCAAAAGCCATGAAACGTGAAGGTGCTTCGTTGGCCTTTACCTATCAAGGTGAAGAGGTTCGCAGCCGGGTGGAAAAATTGGCTGCAGAATTTGACAGTAATCTGTTGTTTCCTTGCGATGTTTCCAGTGACACCGAAATCGCACTCTGCTTTGAGAACCTGCAGAAACATTGGGACGGTCTGGATTGTATTATTCATTCCATCGCATTTGCACCACGCGAGGCATTAACCGGTGATTATTTGGAAAGTGTTAGCCGGGAAGCTTTTCGCATTGCACATGACATCAGCGCCTACAGCTTTTCCGCACTTGCTAAAGCAGCATTGCCTTTAATGCAGAATCGCAACGGCTCACTTTTAACATTGAGTTATCTAGGTGCTGTCCGCGTTATGCCTAATTACAATGTGATGGGCTTAGCTAAAGCCAGCCTTGAAGCGAATGTCCGTTTCATGGCTTCCAGCCTGGGCCCCAAAGGAATTCGTGTCAACGCCATTTCCGCCGGACCGATCAAAACTCTGGCTGCTGCCGGCATCGGAAATTTTGGAAAATTACTGGGTTATACCGAAAAAGTTTCACCGTTACGCCGCAATGTAACCACCGACGAGGTCGGTAATGTTGCCGCTTTCTTATGCAGTGATCTGGCTAGCGGCATTACCGGAGAAATAACATATGTAGATGCAGGCTTTAATACTGTTGCGTTCAACCTTCATGATTGA
- the tuf gene encoding elongation factor Tu: MAKSKFERSKPHVNVGTIGHVDHGKTTLTAAITTILTKKFGGEAKSYDQIDSAPEERARGITINTAHVEYETASRHYAHVDCPGHADYVKNMITGAAQMDGAILVVSAADGPMPQTREHILLARQVGVPYIIVYMNKADMVDDAELIELVEMEIRELLSKYDFPGDDTPIIVGSALKALEGDQSDIGEPSILKLAEALDSYIPQPERAIDGAFIMPVEDVFSISGRGTVVTGRVERGIIKVGDEIEIVGLKPTLKTVCTGVEMFRKLLDQGQAGDNVGILLRGTKREEVERGQVLAKPGSISPHTKFTAEIYVLSKDEGGRHTPFFPGYRPQFYFRTTDVTGAIELPAGTEMVMPGDNVSVTVNLIAPIAMEDGLRFAIREGGRTVGAGVVAKIIE; the protein is encoded by the coding sequence ATGGCAAAGAGTAAATTTGAGCGGTCGAAGCCACACGTAAATGTTGGTACGATAGGACACGTTGACCACGGAAAGACGACGCTAACGGCGGCGATCACGACGATATTGACGAAGAAATTTGGCGGCGAAGCGAAGAGCTACGATCAGATTGACTCGGCACCGGAAGAACGTGCGCGTGGAATTACCATCAATACGGCGCATGTAGAATATGAGACAGCGAGTCGCCATTATGCGCATGTGGACTGTCCTGGGCACGCGGACTATGTGAAGAACATGATTACCGGTGCGGCGCAAATGGATGGAGCGATTCTGGTTGTGTCCGCAGCCGACGGACCGATGCCGCAAACGCGTGAGCATATATTGCTGGCGCGTCAAGTAGGTGTTCCGTACATTATCGTATACATGAACAAAGCGGATATGGTTGATGACGCCGAGTTGATTGAGTTGGTGGAGATGGAGATACGTGAACTGTTATCGAAGTACGATTTTCCAGGTGACGATACGCCAATCATTGTTGGCTCAGCGCTGAAAGCGTTAGAAGGAGACCAAAGCGATATCGGTGAACCTTCCATATTGAAACTGGCGGAAGCGCTGGATAGTTATATACCGCAACCGGAACGCGCGATTGACGGCGCATTCATTATGCCGGTTGAGGATGTGTTCTCGATTTCTGGCCGCGGAACGGTAGTAACCGGGCGTGTGGAAAGAGGTATTATCAAGGTAGGTGATGAAATTGAGATTGTTGGTCTCAAGCCCACACTGAAGACGGTTTGTACCGGCGTTGAAATGTTCCGCAAGTTACTGGATCAAGGTCAGGCTGGTGATAATGTGGGAATATTGTTACGGGGTACAAAACGGGAAGAGGTTGAGCGAGGTCAAGTGCTGGCAAAACCGGGCAGCATATCCCCTCACACCAAATTCACGGCAGAGATTTATGTGTTGAGTAAGGATGAAGGCGGAAGACATACACCTTTCTTTCCTGGCTATCGGCCGCAATTTTACTTTAGAACGACGGATGTTACGGGAGCGATAGAGTTGCCGGCGGGTACGGAGATGGTGATGCCTGGGGATAATGTATCGGTGACGGTGAATTTAATTGCGCCGATTGCGATGGAAGATGGGTTAAGGTTTGCGATACGTGAAGGCGGAAGAACGGTAGGTGCTGGTGTAGTCGCAAAAATTATTGAGTGA
- a CDS encoding ABC transporter substrate-binding protein, translating to MTLSTKIVLLWALLAPLLLTACGGNNWNNPYAAEDAVRNILYTVFTERPKHLDPVQSYSSNEIQFTAQIYEPPLQYHYLKRPYALIPATAQEIPVVKYFDAQGNQLPDDARAHAIAYSAYEISIRPGIFYQPHPAFANDARGNGLFHDLSQQELVSIHKLSDFSQTGTRELVAEDYVYQIKRLAHPKLHSPIYGLMADYIAGLREYAEVLKRVEQNQPEEEMFLDLRDYPLAGAKVVDRYTYRITVIGKYPQFVYWLAMPFFAPIPWEADRFYSQPGLIQKNITLDWYPVGTGPYMLTENDPNLRMVLEKNPNFHDEYYPNDGMPEDEENGLLADAAKKLPFIDKIVFVREKESIPRWNKFLQGYYDASGIGSDSFDQAIQLIGQGEATVTEAMAEQGIRLETAVAASTYYMGFNMLDPLVGGVDEKSRESARKLRQAISIAVDYEEFISIFANGRGMPAQSPISPGIAGYREGEEGINPVAYDWVNGQPRRKSIQTAKALLAQAGYPDGIDQRTGAPLILYFDVTARSAEDRSRLDWVRKQFQKLNIQLVVRSTDYNRFQDKIRKGNAQIFEWGWNADYPDAENFLFLLHGPQRKVGNSGENAANYHNAEYDRLFEQMKNMEDGPERQLIIDRMVEILRFDAPWLWGYHPKDYGLYHSWYQNVKPNRISNNNLKYFKIDTELRAQKRAEWNEPVLWPVALILAVLAVSFVPAISAFRRHESGTAVRAAS from the coding sequence ATGACATTGAGTACCAAGATTGTTTTATTGTGGGCATTGCTAGCACCTCTTTTGTTGACCGCATGCGGCGGAAATAATTGGAATAATCCCTATGCGGCTGAAGACGCGGTGAGAAATATTCTTTACACGGTGTTCACTGAACGTCCTAAGCATCTGGATCCGGTGCAATCATACAGTTCCAATGAAATTCAGTTTACTGCGCAGATTTATGAACCTCCCTTGCAGTATCATTACTTAAAACGGCCTTATGCATTAATCCCGGCTACTGCCCAGGAAATACCCGTGGTGAAGTACTTTGATGCGCAAGGTAATCAATTGCCGGATGATGCACGTGCGCACGCTATTGCATATAGTGCTTATGAAATTTCAATTCGACCGGGTATTTTTTATCAACCCCATCCAGCCTTTGCCAATGATGCGCGAGGTAATGGATTGTTTCATGATCTGAGTCAGCAGGAATTGGTGTCCATACACAAGCTTTCCGATTTTTCTCAAACTGGAACAAGAGAATTGGTGGCGGAAGATTATGTTTATCAGATCAAGCGTCTGGCGCATCCAAAATTGCATTCACCGATATATGGACTCATGGCCGATTACATCGCGGGACTTCGGGAGTATGCCGAGGTGCTCAAGCGGGTTGAGCAAAATCAACCAGAGGAAGAAATGTTTCTGGATCTGCGAGATTATCCGTTGGCAGGAGCGAAGGTGGTTGATCGATATACCTATCGCATAACCGTGATTGGTAAATATCCGCAATTTGTTTACTGGCTGGCTATGCCGTTTTTTGCACCGATTCCTTGGGAGGCGGATCGCTTTTATTCGCAACCTGGGTTAATCCAAAAAAATATTACACTGGATTGGTATCCGGTTGGCACCGGTCCTTATATGCTCACCGAAAATGATCCGAATTTACGAATGGTACTGGAAAAGAATCCGAATTTTCATGATGAGTATTATCCGAATGATGGTATGCCGGAGGACGAAGAAAACGGTTTATTAGCCGATGCCGCAAAGAAATTGCCCTTTATCGATAAGATTGTCTTCGTTCGGGAAAAGGAAAGCATTCCGCGCTGGAACAAATTCCTGCAAGGTTATTATGATGCCAGCGGTATCGGTTCGGATAGCTTTGATCAAGCCATACAATTAATTGGGCAAGGCGAAGCGACAGTGACTGAAGCGATGGCTGAGCAAGGGATAAGACTGGAGACAGCAGTTGCGGCGTCAACCTATTACATGGGGTTTAATATGCTTGACCCGTTGGTTGGCGGAGTCGATGAGAAATCGCGTGAGTCGGCTAGAAAATTGCGGCAGGCGATTTCGATCGCTGTCGATTACGAAGAATTCATTTCAATTTTTGCCAACGGTCGAGGGATGCCCGCTCAAAGTCCTATTTCACCGGGTATTGCAGGTTACCGGGAGGGTGAAGAAGGCATCAATCCGGTAGCATATGATTGGGTAAACGGTCAGCCGCGGCGTAAGTCAATTCAAACCGCCAAGGCTTTACTTGCGCAGGCGGGTTATCCGGACGGAATCGATCAACGAACCGGCGCGCCGCTCATTTTATATTTTGATGTGACTGCGCGTAGCGCCGAGGACCGATCCAGACTGGATTGGGTGCGTAAGCAATTTCAGAAGCTAAATATCCAGTTGGTGGTGAGAAGTACTGACTACAATCGCTTTCAAGATAAGATCCGGAAAGGGAATGCGCAGATTTTTGAGTGGGGTTGGAATGCCGACTACCCGGATGCGGAAAATTTTTTGTTCTTATTGCACGGACCGCAACGTAAAGTGGGAAATAGCGGCGAGAATGCCGCAAACTATCACAATGCGGAATATGATCGCCTGTTTGAACAGATGAAAAATATGGAGGATGGACCAGAGCGGCAACTGATTATTGATCGCATGGTCGAGATTCTGCGCTTTGATGCGCCGTGGCTGTGGGGCTATCACCCGAAAGACTACGGTTTATACCATTCGTGGTATCAGAATGTTAAGCCCAATCGAATATCGAATAATAATCTTAAGTATTTCAAGATAGATACTGAACTGAGGGCGCAAAAGCGAGCAGAATGGAATGAACCGGTACTATGGCCGGTTGCGTTGATTCTGGCTGTGCTGGCGGTAAGTTTTGTTCCGGCAATAAGCGCTTTCCGCCGTCACGAAAGCGGTACTGCGGTGCGTGCTGCTTCATAA
- the rplK gene encoding 50S ribosomal protein L11, with product MAKKIIGYIKLQVPAGKANPSPPIGPALGQRQLNIMEFCKAFNAATQKMEPGLPVPVIITAYADKSFTFVMKTTPASVLIKKAAGVGKGSSKPHLDKVGKLSRSQAEEIAKTKMPDLTAADLDAAVRTIAGSARSMGIEVEGI from the coding sequence GTGGCAAAAAAAATTATCGGATATATAAAGTTACAAGTACCAGCCGGAAAAGCAAATCCGAGTCCGCCTATTGGGCCGGCACTTGGTCAGCGGCAGTTAAATATTATGGAATTCTGTAAAGCATTTAACGCGGCTACCCAGAAAATGGAACCGGGTTTGCCTGTGCCAGTGATCATTACTGCATATGCTGACAAAAGTTTTACGTTTGTCATGAAAACAACACCGGCATCAGTCTTAATTAAAAAGGCAGCGGGTGTCGGCAAAGGAAGTTCTAAACCGCATTTGGATAAAGTAGGAAAATTAAGTCGCAGTCAAGCTGAAGAAATTGCCAAAACAAAGATGCCGGATTTAACGGCGGCAGATTTGGATGCTGCGGTGCGTACAATTGCGGGGAGCGCGAGAAGTATGGGCATAGAAGTGGAGGGTATATAA
- the secE gene encoding preprotein translocase subunit SecE produces the protein MNKLKLALVFVFIIAGIAGFIYLNESATVVRILSILAGFALAAVTAKFTTQGQDFYVFCRESSEEAKKVVWPSRKETLQTSGVVFAFVIAMALFLWFIDAALMSLVKILMSQDA, from the coding sequence GTGAATAAACTGAAGCTTGCGCTTGTGTTTGTGTTCATTATTGCTGGTATAGCGGGATTCATTTATCTAAATGAAAGCGCTACGGTTGTGCGCATATTATCAATATTGGCGGGATTCGCGCTGGCTGCAGTTACTGCGAAATTTACAACTCAAGGTCAGGATTTTTATGTATTTTGCAGGGAATCTTCTGAAGAAGCAAAAAAGGTAGTATGGCCTAGTCGTAAGGAAACGCTTCAAACATCGGGTGTGGTGTTTGCATTTGTCATTGCGATGGCATTATTTTTATGGTTCATTGATGCTGCCTTGATGTCACTCGTAAAAATTTTGATGAGTCAAGATGCTTGA
- a CDS encoding SurA N-terminal domain-containing protein — protein sequence MFDFVNRKKRIVQVFMGLLILPFLFWGVESYRNMGGEGYVAIVDGEEIPRREYEQALRDHHERMRSMLGANFDSAMLDTFEVKNSVLERLIQQRLLYREATGNGFAALDSQVIKTIRDVPAFQKDSKFSKQQYEQLLRAQGLTPALFESRIRQELLLQQLLGGYSDYAFAPKVVIEKVHYLSEVKREINQSQIAPEQFVTQVTPEEKDITAYYDKHRADFDLPERARVEYLVLSLDAVAKNETVSDEAVTAYFSEHQQEFGQPEERKASHILISIAADASDEEKQAARNKAESILEQVKQNPEQFAEIAKQNSDDPGSAMRGGDLGFFGRGVMVKAFEDKIFSMQLDEISGLVETDFGLHVIKLTAIKEQKQPSLGDVREQIENKLKLEMVSSIFGEIAEDFSNVVYEQGDSLQAAAKKFELSVQTSDWITRNSAEPAILSNDKLLSAIFSEDAVTNHRNTEAIEVKPDTLVAARVLEYKPATTRSLEVVRDQIVDKLKKQMAEARAIEEGQAKLARLQAGEDVSDVTWGDAKQISYMQPQGLDPEALRAIFNTDTSALPVYAGTVNSKGGFNLIRINRVVEPESAEKAKLDGFAKQLQQMITQEEMSAYLAAIRQRYEVKVKQDSF from the coding sequence GTGTTTGATTTCGTCAATCGTAAAAAACGTATTGTTCAAGTCTTCATGGGCTTGTTAATATTGCCTTTTTTGTTCTGGGGTGTCGAGTCGTATCGTAACATGGGAGGGGAAGGTTATGTTGCGATCGTGGATGGTGAAGAGATACCGCGGCGCGAGTATGAGCAAGCATTACGTGATCATCATGAAAGAATGCGTTCTATGCTCGGGGCAAATTTCGATAGTGCAATGCTTGATACTTTTGAAGTAAAAAACTCGGTACTTGAGAGACTCATTCAGCAGCGATTATTGTACCGGGAAGCGACCGGAAACGGTTTTGCCGCGCTGGATTCGCAAGTTATCAAAACTATTCGGGATGTACCGGCCTTTCAAAAAGACAGCAAGTTTTCCAAGCAGCAATATGAGCAATTGTTGCGTGCTCAAGGTCTCACTCCGGCACTATTCGAGTCGCGCATTCGTCAGGAGCTTTTACTCCAGCAGTTGTTGGGCGGTTATAGTGATTATGCATTCGCTCCCAAAGTGGTAATCGAGAAGGTTCATTATTTGAGTGAAGTTAAGCGTGAAATTAATCAATCACAAATTGCGCCAGAGCAATTTGTGACGCAAGTAACGCCGGAAGAAAAAGACATAACCGCTTATTATGATAAACATAGAGCCGACTTTGATTTGCCGGAACGCGCGCGGGTTGAATATCTGGTTTTGTCGCTGGATGCGGTAGCCAAAAATGAAACAGTCAGTGATGAAGCGGTCACTGCTTATTTTTCCGAACATCAGCAGGAATTCGGTCAGCCGGAAGAACGCAAAGCTAGTCATATCTTGATCAGCATAGCGGCTGATGCATCAGATGAAGAAAAACAAGCTGCAAGAAATAAGGCTGAAAGCATACTGGAACAAGTCAAGCAGAATCCAGAGCAATTTGCGGAAATTGCCAAGCAAAACTCGGATGATCCTGGTTCGGCAATGCGGGGTGGAGATCTTGGATTCTTTGGCCGTGGGGTAATGGTTAAGGCTTTTGAAGATAAAATTTTTTCAATGCAGTTGGATGAAATTAGCGGTCTTGTAGAAACGGATTTTGGTCTTCATGTCATTAAACTGACTGCTATTAAAGAACAAAAACAACCCAGTCTGGGTGATGTTCGAGAGCAGATTGAGAATAAGCTCAAGTTGGAAATGGTGAGCAGTATCTTTGGAGAAATAGCTGAGGATTTCAGTAACGTCGTTTATGAGCAAGGCGATAGTTTGCAAGCTGCTGCAAAGAAGTTTGAATTATCTGTACAAACAAGTGACTGGATCACGAGAAACTCAGCGGAACCGGCAATTCTAAGTAATGACAAGTTATTATCGGCAATTTTCTCGGAGGATGCTGTTACAAATCACCGTAATACCGAAGCTATTGAAGTGAAACCTGATACGTTGGTGGCCGCTCGTGTTCTTGAGTATAAACCTGCAACGACGAGATCTCTTGAAGTTGTCAGAGATCAGATCGTAGATAAGCTCAAGAAGCAGATGGCTGAAGCGAGGGCTATTGAAGAAGGGCAAGCAAAGCTGGCGCGTTTGCAAGCAGGGGAAGATGTAAGCGATGTTACTTGGGGTGATGCAAAACAGATTTCATATATGCAGCCGCAAGGCTTGGATCCTGAGGCCTTGCGGGCGATTTTTAATACTGATACAAGCGCTTTGCCGGTTTATGCAGGGACGGTTAATTCAAAGGGCGGTTTTAATCTGATCAGGATCAATCGCGTCGTAGAGCCAGAATCTGCAGAAAAAGCTAAGCTGGATGGTTTTGCCAAACAGCTTCAGCAAATGATTACTCAAGAGGAAATGTCCGCCTACTTGGCCGCGATTAGGCAGCGCTATGAGGTAAAAGTCAAACAGGATAGCTTTTAA
- a CDS encoding ABC transporter permease, protein MLSYIVRRVFYAIPILIGVNLITFVLFFVVNTPDDMARMQLGIKYVTPEAIEKWKAERGYNKPLLFNQEAGRLGQLTDTIFFEKSLSMFAFDFGRADDGRDIAQEIKSRMLPSLAIALPVFVLGLIVYITFALLMVFFRATYIDFFGVVLCVALMSISGLFYIIVGQFLISKLWHWVPISGYETGLDAAKFLLLPVIIGVISSAGSNIRWYRTLFLEEMNKEYVRTARAKGLSERIVLFRHVLRNALIPILTGAVVVVPLLFLGSLLVESFFGIPGLGSYTIDAINSQDFAIVRAMVFLGSILYIVGLVLTDISYTLVDPRVRLA, encoded by the coding sequence ATGCTAAGCTATATTGTCAGGCGTGTTTTTTACGCAATACCGATCTTGATCGGTGTCAATCTCATCACATTTGTGCTGTTTTTTGTCGTGAATACACCGGATGATATGGCGCGTATGCAGCTGGGTATTAAGTATGTAACACCGGAAGCGATTGAAAAATGGAAAGCGGAACGAGGTTACAATAAACCGCTACTGTTCAATCAAGAGGCGGGGAGGTTGGGTCAATTGACGGACACTATTTTCTTTGAGAAATCGTTATCCATGTTTGCTTTTGATTTCGGCCGGGCGGACGATGGCCGGGATATCGCACAGGAAATCAAGTCACGCATGCTGCCGAGTCTGGCTATTGCATTGCCGGTATTTGTTCTGGGATTGATTGTGTATATCACATTTGCGCTCCTGATGGTGTTTTTTCGCGCAACCTACATAGATTTTTTTGGCGTGGTTCTGTGTGTAGCATTGATGTCTATTTCTGGCCTGTTCTATATTATCGTCGGACAATTCTTGATTAGTAAGCTATGGCACTGGGTGCCCATATCCGGTTATGAGACGGGATTGGATGCGGCAAAGTTTTTGCTGCTGCCGGTTATTATCGGCGTAATCAGTAGCGCAGGATCCAATATCCGCTGGTATCGCACTCTATTTTTAGAGGAAATGAATAAGGAGTACGTGCGTACAGCCAGGGCAAAGGGATTGTCGGAGCGCATCGTTTTATTCCGGCATGTTCTGAGAAATGCATTAATTCCGATTTTGACCGGCGCAGTTGTCGTGGTGCCTTTATTGTTTCTCGGCAGTCTGCTGGTTGAATCGTTTTTTGGCATTCCGGGGTTGGGCAGTTACACCATTGATGCAATCAATTCGCAGGATTTTGCCATAGTGAGAGCGATGGTCTTTTTGGGTTCGATTCTTTATATCGTGGGTTTGGTCTTGACCGATATATCGTATACTCTAGTTGATCCACGAGTGCGATTGGCTTAA
- a CDS encoding NAD(P)-dependent glycerol-3-phosphate dehydrogenase: MKIAVLGAGAWGSALAINLSARHRIHLWTKNPDHAAAMNRQRKNHAYLPDYSLPESLKITSVLEEALEVADLALIVVPVAGLRDTLRAIVAGNFKVPIIWGCKGFESETTYLPHQIAEEEFAGLLPPCGVLSGPSFAKEVAQGLPTALTLASRDADFARKMAMELHSAKLRIYTNEDVVGVETGGAVKNVITIAAGISDGIGFGHNARAALITRGLLETMRLGLGLGGNRETFMGLAGVGDLILTSTGDLSRNRQVGLMLAEGKPLDDILNTLGHVAEGVHTANSVLQLGHRLNIEMPITQAVCDILHGVVSAKRAVEVLLNREQKSEIY; this comes from the coding sequence ATGAAAATTGCAGTGCTGGGCGCGGGTGCGTGGGGTTCCGCGTTAGCAATTAACCTATCGGCGCGTCATCGTATTCATCTGTGGACAAAAAATCCCGATCATGCTGCCGCAATGAATCGTCAACGAAAGAACCATGCTTATCTGCCGGATTATTCGTTACCCGAGTCTCTGAAGATTACTTCCGTGCTCGAAGAGGCATTGGAGGTTGCGGATCTTGCTCTAATCGTTGTGCCGGTTGCCGGTTTGCGCGACACATTACGTGCTATTGTTGCCGGTAATTTCAAGGTGCCTATCATCTGGGGATGCAAAGGGTTCGAATCAGAAACGACTTATTTGCCGCACCAAATTGCGGAAGAAGAATTTGCCGGCTTATTGCCACCCTGTGGCGTGTTGTCGGGGCCGAGTTTTGCCAAAGAAGTGGCTCAAGGTCTTCCGACCGCTTTAACATTGGCGTCGCGGGATGCCGATTTCGCACGTAAAATGGCGATGGAGCTGCATAGTGCAAAGCTGCGCATTTATACCAATGAGGATGTTGTCGGTGTCGAAACCGGAGGCGCGGTAAAGAATGTCATTACGATAGCGGCGGGTATCTCAGATGGCATCGGTTTCGGTCACAACGCACGTGCCGCTCTAATTACCCGAGGATTATTGGAAACTATGCGATTAGGGCTAGGTTTGGGCGGAAATAGGGAGACCTTCATGGGCTTGGCGGGTGTGGGTGATCTCATTCTGACTAGCACAGGTGATTTATCCAGGAACAGACAGGTAGGATTGATGCTGGCTGAAGGTAAGCCCCTGGACGATATTTTGAATACGCTAGGGCATGTTGCCGAAGGTGTGCATACAGCCAATTCAGTGTTGCAATTAGGTCATCGATTGAATATTGAAATGCCCATTACCCAAGCGGTATGCGATATTTTGCATGGTGTAGTATCCGCCAAGAGAGCGGTTGAGGTGTTGTTAAATCGCGAACAAAAATCAGAAATTTATTAG
- a CDS encoding HU family DNA-binding protein, with amino-acid sequence MNKSELIEAIAKSAKISKASAGSALDGALTAIKGALKKNESVTLVGFGTFKVGTRAARTGRNPRTGAAIKIKAAKVPKFSAGKALKDAVN; translated from the coding sequence ATGAACAAATCCGAACTTATCGAAGCTATCGCAAAATCGGCTAAAATTTCTAAGGCTTCAGCAGGCAGTGCATTGGATGGCGCATTAACTGCAATAAAAGGGGCGCTTAAGAAAAATGAAAGTGTGACTTTGGTCGGATTTGGGACTTTTAAAGTGGGCACAAGAGCTGCACGTACAGGCCGTAATCCCCGTACAGGCGCTGCCATTAAAATCAAGGCAGCGAAGGTTCCTAAATTCAGTGCTGGTAAAGCACTCAAAGATGCAGTAAACTAG
- the nusG gene encoding transcription termination/antitermination protein NusG — translation MSKKWYVVHAYSGYEKSVQRALKDRIERAGMQDKFGQILVPVEEVIEMKSGQKNISERKFFPGYVLVEMEMSDDSWHLVKNTDKVTGFVGGSVMKPTPISQKEVDNILHQIQEGVEKPKPKILFEIGEAVRVKEGPFTDFHGNVEDVNYDKSKLRVSVSIFGRPTPVELDFNQVEKS, via the coding sequence ATGAGTAAGAAATGGTATGTGGTTCACGCTTATTCAGGTTATGAGAAAAGTGTACAACGTGCATTGAAGGATCGCATTGAGCGGGCTGGTATGCAAGATAAGTTTGGCCAAATTCTAGTGCCGGTTGAAGAGGTGATAGAAATGAAAAGTGGTCAGAAAAATATCAGTGAGCGCAAGTTTTTCCCGGGCTACGTATTGGTGGAAATGGAAATGTCTGATGATTCGTGGCATCTGGTCAAGAATACAGACAAAGTGACGGGTTTTGTGGGCGGCTCGGTCATGAAGCCTACGCCGATCAGTCAAAAGGAAGTTGATAATATACTTCATCAAATTCAGGAAGGTGTTGAAAAACCGAAACCGAAGATTCTGTTTGAAATCGGTGAGGCGGTTCGCGTCAAGGAAGGGCCATTTACGGATTTTCATGGCAATGTGGAAGATGTCAATTACGACAAGAGCAAACTCAGGGTTTCGGTTTCCATATTCGGGCGCCCAACACCTGTTGAATTGGATTTTAATCAAGTAGAGAAATCCTGA